One Arachis hypogaea cultivar Tifrunner chromosome 2, arahy.Tifrunner.gnm2.J5K5, whole genome shotgun sequence genomic window, TgcttgtttttatttattatatttaaacttaatataaaaaaattaaacaaaacaaaataaaataaactaaaaggaAGGTGTTAGCTATGGTGAAGATGACATTCTATCGTCACATGAAGAAAATGAGATCTACGGTAAAGAACTAAAGATAGATGACACATACAGGAGTTTACCATAAATCTAATAACAAATGATGCATCTAATATTGTTCTCCTCACTTCCCAAACTACCCTTGTCTTCCTTCATAGTTCCAAAGCCATCCTCTTCACCATCAATGTCCAAGTACGCAAAAAAAGCTATAGAATATCACTACAAAAATTAGAAGTATTAGATCTAAGGGTACTCTCTTCTATATGCATCTATCTTTATCATAGATGTCATTTTCTTCACGTGAAGTAAAATTTGCCTTCTTCCTTAGCAAACAACAAAAAGTAAAGAATGGATGAttgataatgttatttttttaatcatgcattatatatattataaagaataaaaaatatgcaaatacTTTCCTTGTAGAACAACCCTTTCCTCATCTAAATTAGATTCAGATTTCTCTTTCTACAGCTTTATAAATTTTATctcatatttattaaattttccaACTCCACTACTAGATTGGGGTCGTGGTGACTAGCTAGCTGCGATAATTTCCATAAAGTTCAAACTTAAGTGGCaacaaaaagataataataataataaaacagaaTATTCAAGAATCAAGACAATTATTGGTAGCATGCCCTACACTTTCAATTCGTATACTAGATtcgtttttcttaattttttattataagctATGGTCTATCTGAATCATGAGGGAAATTCATCTTTATGCTTCTTCAAAAAAGCTGCTCTTTACTTTTATTGACATAATCAGATAATCTTTTCTAGGGTAACAAAGTTCAATTGAAGCCCTCAAAAGATGGAAAAGGAGACTTTCATTAAAGCTTTTTATTCATTTTACAAGCAATAATGCAGTGTCCTGGAATGCCTTTATACCAGGCAGCTGGGAGGGGCAGCTGCTCAACATGCAATGTTATTGACTTATTGGCCTCCACTAAAGAAATAAATTCTATTGTAATGCAATTTAACATATATTTATACTTCGtatcatataaatataaatttatttggaGTTTgtctttttaaacttttaatattgatttttaGTCCctcttttttccattttttctgtTTTAGCCCCCCTATCGTTCAGAATTTTGATATTATAAGTATTTAAAATTGGGATAACTGAGGCCGATTCTATTGTCAATCAAAACCCCTCTCAGTTGGCCAGCGCCACTCTCTTCGTTCCCTCCGAAAACAGCATCAAAGAGACACAGTCCTCTTGTTAACCGAACCAGCCATCAAGCCAGGGAAACTAGAGGACAAGTAAACTGTAACAAATTATCATCACGATGATAAAAACTTGTTTTTGAATATGATGAAAAACTGCAGAAGTAGAAGAATATAGTGAATTAGTTCATAGTACTTGATGCTGTACATATTTGTCAAAATTCTAGCTTTGACTATGTCTCTTTCTGTGCTTAGAATCTAGCTTAGTTAACTCCCTATACTTATGCTTAAGCATCCCATATAACAACAATGATCATCACTTCATCAGTCACAATATCACATATTAACAATAAACAAATGCTATATTAGATATAATCAAGGTAGAACCGACTATaaaatggaaaaataagatgTAGCTGTAGTTTGAATTGCACTATCTTGAAAGCAAATCCAAAATAACAGGTATACATGATTGtataaaatcaaatagaatacAATGTCTTTATACCCTAAACTCTATCACAAAATTGGAGGAAAATGATATATGCTCTGTCATATAATAATTGACGATTTTCAACAAGAGGGGTGATAAAATGGCAGCAGACCCAAGGTTTCTCATGAACTCCACAAACGTCCTACATTAAACCTTTCATACAGTACCGGAGTTAAACACATGGAGATCCAGTAAAGTATTGTAATGGCCCTTCTCAATTTCCTCCTCCTTTACTCCAtgaataataagggtctcaatgaTTAAGTCTTCCCAATCAACATCATCAACTAccattcctcttctcttcttgctTTTTTTCTCAGGATCAACCATGCAATTAACAGTACCATTGGCATCTAAGGGGTGCATAATTTTTTCTATCCGCAACTTAGCAGCATTGATCCTTTCCCGCCTCATTCGACATTTCACCTGCCCAGCAACAAAAGATGGTGGCATTGTATCCACTCCAACATCCTTCTCTAGTAATTGTTTGAGTAGAAGCTTTTTGCTCAGCTCTGATTTCCCCTCCCACCACTCCCAGCAATCCCGAATATCAAATTTGAACGTACTCCTTTTATGAGCATTTTCACCACTTCTTGAATTATAAGCAGAAGGATTCTCATTCAGAAATTCCCTATACATCATGGACAAACATTCAGGTGAAATCTCCATCCTATCCACATCCTCAATACCAGGTCTCTCAACATCACTTTGCGTTGAAAAATACTGAGAATCGTTTTGGGAGCTTGTGCCACCAGTCCTGGATTCAGTGTACGCATTATTTTGTCTCAAACACTCCTTAATCACATCCTCCATATTCAAACCAAGCTCATCAAGACTCTTCCTCTTTTCCCCTGGTCTTGCCATGGACTTCTTCTCCATGTATTGAATCAAAAATGGCGCATTCTTAACTATGTTCTTGGTAGTAACATCCTTTCCCCATGGCAACACTTGCGCAGCCTTCACCAGCGTCTCGAGGAGCTCCTTGTACCTAGCTCGACAAGTGGAAACCGCAGCATGAACCTCCATAGCTAGTTCCTCAATCCTCACCTCAACTTGATTCAACTCTGCCACGAAAACCAAAACCGCAACCACCAAAGGAAGCGGCCTGCGCCCCGTACTCAAGAACCACTTCACGGCACACTGTATCAAGAACACACCCTGCTTCTTCATCGTGTCCAGCTTACTGCCATCAACATCTTCAAAACAATGTGAATTCTTGAGAGTCCTTTCCAACGAATGCACTATATCAAACTCAGGAAAATCAGACCTCAAATCCAAAAAATCAACAACACGAAGAATCATCCTGCCAAGCTCATAGACATCACACCCAACAGCAGAGGCAACTTCCGCCATGGGCAAAGGTCGATCATCCTTTCGCATAACAACATAAGCACAGGAGCCAATCAAAACGGAAAACCAATTGCCTTGCCCAAACTCACCCTCAGTGATATCAGAAATCATGGATCGAATCTCATTGCTCTTGGAACCTAAGCCTAACCTAGAAGTTAACTCGTCAATTAAACTATTGGCAGCAAAGTGTTTCCTTTCTTTGTAAGTGTAGACACTACCTGAACCGGTGGTTCCAAGTCTGATGAAGGTGCCCTGAATGCCGGTGATTCCGCCGATTTGGGCGTCGAATTGATCGAACGGTTGGATGGCACCGCAAGTAGAACATGCCAGCTGGCCAGTTATATCGTCACGGGAAAACGAGGTTTTGTTACACTCCGCACAGGCGCGAGAGCTCGACATTGAAGCAGCCCGCTTAGGCAAGGGCGAATCGGACAGGTAAGGCGGCGTTCTCGGAGCCCACGGCGGGAGCAGAAGCAGAAGAGCCACGAAAGGGAGTGAGACTGAGAGGGAAACGCTAGGGTTGCCGTTTTGGaattttcccctttttctttttattttatttatttataaatttttaacaattttaaaaatgTATCTTGATTTTGATAGATTAAACATTTAAatccatatatttttttttgaattttgccaACACATGTTAATATACTAAGGGTTAGGtgctattattttgataaaaaaaaaatttattaaaaaaatatttttttttattttttagtgtatttgataaatttttaatagtaaaaatgaaagtgttagaaaattaaaaaaaatatcttttttgagaaattgtaatttatattttttttaaatttttttcttaaaaaaaaaagattttttcatgtaataaataaacaaaaaaatacttttatattgttatactcaaacataattgataaataaaaagatctttttgcataagatatccaaacataaaattacttttactttttcataaaatcttttaaaaaaaataactcgaaaaaatatcttttcttacaAGCTCACCTAAACAAATCCTAAGATTTGGTTTGATAAACTTTTACTTTTTGAAAATAGCTTAAAAAGCTGTCTATTTTTGAGTttggtaaaatcaaattaaaaatgacttttaataagcacaagcaccacaattgtgtttggtaaaacagcttttaaaacttaaaaaattgtaataaacatgtttataacgaagaataatttcttttttcaaattctttaaaattttatataatattttaaaataaaataattttaaaataaaaaattattttatatattggctCACTTTTACAGATCACAAAAAATGAGACATATATCTCAAATAAACTACtcttatgattatatatatatatatttacatatgtatatacatgttgttattataattttgactaatgttcatgcaagaaaaattttatgattgatttttataAACCAAGTCAACCTCTTTACATTTCAAAGAAcagataaaaaacaaacaaacgtCATAGATCtactgaaaaatacaaaaacaacgcacaaaaaaataatataaatagatagaagttcatacctaatttgtgatagagatgtatttgtattgaaatttgtgaagattaggttgaaaaataaaaaaatatatgaagatcgtgttagaatttgtgaaggttaggatgagaagttaaaaatatataaggatTTCAATGGTAATATAATAGCGAAAAATATGTGccggaaaataaataaaatttgataagcACAAGTCAGTTTTGAAAAGCTCCCGGTTATGTGCTTTCAAAAGCACCAATAACTTTTAAAAATGGCAAACACAATACTTAGACTTTTTAATTTACTAAGCGCAAATtgaggtgcttgtgcttttaaAAAGTACAGGCACCTCTTAAGAGGGTTTTATTGAAAACGTGAGAAAACACAGGGAAGGGAGAaatctttttttagttttaactCTACCatatagaagaaataaaaaagaaccaTCTAAATCGAAGACATTTCAAAGAGCAGAATCGAAGTATAGtgatattcctttttatttctcaTCAAACGAATGGCATCTTCTTCTGAAAATTTTAGCTATTCTTAACATGATATTCGGGAATTTCATTGCTATTACCCAAAAAACTTTATCGACCTAAGCCTAAGAGTcgaagtttttaaattttttatttcaataaatacataataaataaatttaaaaattaaaatcataaaattttttatataaaaactgGCATTAAAAAGTCTTGAATCCGGTCCTGTTCTGGTATATCCGGTTTAGCAGCAAAccggtttaaaaaaaaaaaacctcccCCCTTAAAACAAAGGTTGAAGGACGAAGCCGATTAGCCGAAGGTGTTTTCttactcaaaaaataaataaaggaaaagtataaggaGTCAATGGTCTAAacgtataatgtgtacaatgaaggtttaggaagtattagagatatgaccattagtattacattgtcctgtcaggttatgtttttgggatgagtgggttcatgacatgatattaaagttctagatccgaaaggttaaGGGTTCGATCTTTGGTAAACTCCAAaatcaacttaaatttttaggatgagtgattttatgacatgagatgtttattatctttGGTATTCGGATAGTTATTCTGGATAGTgtgggtgatgttcattttattcatagaCCAAAAATTTagctcattgtacacattgtacacttaGGTCATTGACTTCTTAGCACtatctataaataaataaataaataaaataataaattatctattaatatagtgagacaatttttttaaaattagtttgatAATTAAACACAATGCAAAATATAAAAATCACAACATTATCAAAATATCAATGCTATCTCTATTTTCTTCTCGCTATCTCTAATCAACACTGCACTTCTATCATTGTTCGCCAAAGCAACAATCCAAATCCAAGAAATGATCCTAACTACTATGTGACTGTCAATTCTTGCTTGTAAGtagagtctttttttttttttttgtttcacttGTGCATTGCATCATTGTAACTCTGTTACTACTAGTTTAGAtttgtttttaataattaattagagtAATCAACCACTTAATTGTATTTATGGAATTgattcagttaactctaataaaaaattttattattgagtTCGTTAAAAATTTTGCTTCTTTTATATAAGAATAGAAAAACCTATTAGAACCAACGGAACCAATCTCATAAATACAATTAAGCGATTGAATActtcaattaattaaaaataaatataaagcacTAGGCATATGTTACATTCTCCTGTACAGTACTTACATAAACTAGTTTTTGTCACCTCTATGGTAGTGTTTGTTTTGGGGGACAGGACATAGAGATATGGATAACACTGGTTTAAAAAGTGTTTGAAAGCAGAGACATGGACAGTGGATATATTGTCTTCGagacagttttttatacttttgcgtccactctttcacgaaggacaatgatggacacagGATTTGGAAAGAGTGGACacggacaattttataaattttgttttcctttttttccactattatcccttcttatttttcctattgTGTTGTTCAGAAATACTTTTTTCTTATTgttctttctctatctctttcttttccaggtactcttttctttttgtagaattttttattgggggtagataatttttttctttttatcgttttacttcaataccattttaaccttatattatattatttgatttgtaataaaaataataacaaaaataattaatcttaaaatttttgaaagataattattatcaaaagtaaaattgatcttttaaaatgctaaaaaataatttataaattgtaattgactttatataatttaaagaaaaattagttttttataaagaaaaatcagtttttagacaaaaaaaattagttttttttaataaaaatatatttttatatgcaaaaactaattgttttttcatgtaaaaataaattttttttaaaattaatttttttatttaaaattaatttggcttattaacttaaacaaaaaattttattaatcaaacttaaatttatttttttttaatcttaatcaTATGTAtttctacatattaataataaattttaaaataaaataattatatttataaattttattttaatataaatactaatatatttttttattaaaatttgttgcctcttcaaatatttttttcaagtttcgtcTGTACTTTtagtattcttattttttattaaattaatttgtattgatgtag contains:
- the LOC112749182 gene encoding plant-specific TFIIB-related protein PTF2 isoform X2 is translated as MSSSRACAECNKTSFSRDDITGQLACSTCGAIQPFDQFDAQIGGITGIQGTFIRLGTTGSGSVYTYKERKHFAANSLIDELTSRLGLGSKSNEIRSMISDITEGEFGQGNWFSVLIGSCAYVVMRKDDRPLPMAEVASAVGCDVYELGRMILRVVDFLDLRSDFPEFDIVHSLERTLKNSHCFEDVDGSKLDTMKKQGVFLIQCAVKWFLSTGRRPLPLVVAVLVFVAELNQVEVRIEELAMEVHAAVSTCRARYKELLETLVKAAQVLPWGKDVTTKNIVKNAPFLIQYMEKKSMARPGEKRKSLDELGLNMEDVIKECLRQNNAYTESRTGGTSSQNDSQYFSTQSDVERPGIEDVDRMEISPECLSMMYREFLNENPSAYNSRSGENAHKRSTFKFDIRDCWEWWEGKSELSKKLLLKQLLEKDVGVDTMPPSFVAGQVKCRMRRERINAAKLRIEKIMHPLDANGTVNCMVDPEKKSKKRRGMVVDDVDWEDLIIETLIIHGVKEEEIEKGHYNTLLDLHVFNSGTV
- the LOC112749182 gene encoding plant-specific TFIIB-related protein PTF2 isoform X1, whose translation is MFYLRCHPTVRSIRRPNRRNHRHSGHLHQTWNHRFRLGLGSKSNEIRSMISDITEGEFGQGNWFSVLIGSCAYVVMRKDDRPLPMAEVASAVGCDVYELGRMILRVVDFLDLRSDFPEFDIVHSLERTLKNSHCFEDVDGSKLDTMKKQGVFLIQCAVKWFLSTGRRPLPLVVAVLVFVAELNQVEVRIEELAMEVHAAVSTCRARYKELLETLVKAAQVLPWGKDVTTKNIVKNAPFLIQYMEKKSMARPGEKRKSLDELGLNMEDVIKECLRQNNAYTESRTGGTSSQNDSQYFSTQSDVERPGIEDVDRMEISPECLSMMYREFLNENPSAYNSRSGENAHKRSTFKFDIRDCWEWWEGKSELSKKLLLKQLLEKDVGVDTMPPSFVAGQVKCRMRRERINAAKLRIEKIMHPLDANGTVNCMVDPEKKSKKRRGMVVDDVDWEDLIIETLIIHGVKEEEIEKGHYNTLLDLHVFNSGTV